From Malus sylvestris chromosome 1, drMalSylv7.2, whole genome shotgun sequence:
TTTTTCTGAGTTTGAATCCATTTCGGAAAAGCAGGGCCAACCTTGCAAGAGGACAATCCTAGAATTTTGATTTGGAAAGGCGGATTCCAATCCGAGCTAAAGTTAAAAGACAAAGGATTATGAGAAAAATCCAAAGAGTTTAAACGGGAGAGATTGGAAAAGTGCACTTCAGTTATGACACCATTTAAAGAATTCCAAGAAAGATCTAAATCTTCGAGGCTGGAAAGTTGGCCGATACTCTCAGGAAGAGATCCGCTGAGTTGATTTTGGGAGATATATAACTGCCTTAACAACGAAAGACCTGTAAAATCAGGCAGTGATCCGGTGAACTGGTTTTGAACTAGGCTCAAGGATCTTAGCTGGGAGAGTGGCTGAAAACTTTTTGGAAGAGATCCTCTTACGTTGGTGCCATCAATGTACAACTCTTTCAAGGATGAAAATCTTGTAAGGTTGTCAGGATATGAACCCGAAAACGGGTTCCCACTTAAAGACAAGGACTCGAGGGTGTCTTGAGCACAAGACAAGTTTTCGACAGAGTCTTCAAGTCTGTCGGAAAGTGTACTTCCCTCTAAATTCAAGAACTCTAAGCTGCAAAGGTTTCGAAAGGATTTTGGTATCCCACCTTCAAGTTTGTTATATGAGAGATCAAGAGAGACGAGAGAAACCATATTTGCGAAAACATCTGGGAAGGGACCTGGAATATGATCACCAACTAAACCAATGTGAACAAGGTTGGTGCTGACATTGGCCATCCAATAAAATATCGAAAGATCAAGAATATTATATGAGAGTTCAAGGACTTCAAGAGAGTTTGaagaattgacaaaagaaaacgAACTCAGTTCGACATTGGGAAGATTACACGAAGATAACTGAAGCTCAACAAGTGAAGGGAGTTTGCTTATAGATTCTGGCCAATTTACAACCTTGGAAAAATTAAGACGCGACATATTCAAGTACCTCAAGGAAGAAAGATGAGATAACCACTCAAGATTTTCAAATGTGACATGGTTCCGTGCAAGATCAAGAGTATACAAACTAGAGAGATTTCCAAGTTGGGGAGGAATTGGTCCGCTAAGATTAGCACCTGCTAGTTTGAGTTGTTCCAATCGACTCAAGGAACCGATGAACTTGGGAATTTGTCCTTGGAAATGATTGAAACTGAGGTCCAAGTAAGTTAGATATGGCAACTCAAGTAGAGAAGGAGCAATCACACCACTTGGAGGAGTTTTAACACCATATATATCAAAAGAACTGTGATAGAGATCTAGGGTGACGACATGACCTGTTTCGTTATTGCAAGCGATTCCTCTCCACTCGCAACAATCTTTGCCGGTTTCCCAAGAGGCAAGAACGTTGGACTGGTCGATGAGGCCCTGTTTGAACTGAAGCAGAGCGGTTTTTTCTGCTTGTAAGCACCTGATGTTGGAACTGATTCCAGCACCCAGACAGCATTTGGCAGATGTAAGAGCGAacaagacagaatatatgattGTGAGCAACATGGTACGTGAAATGGTGAATGGAATTGTATGTGGATTTGGGAGCGAAAAGCAAGAGATGTTGCTTTATAGATCGATCCTTCGTTGTCGTTCTGTGGAcgttgagaaaaacaaatcaaagagGAGGAAAAGTGGTAGAGAAAAGGAGGGAAAGAGGTAAAGAAAGAGAAATGGGGATGAGGATCCCCCTCCGGATCCTAGTATACCATCCGTTCATGGAAAATCATGCAGCTAGAAATCATTAGATATTGttcgtgtttaattttaaataaaaaattttaaataatttatgaccgcacgatatacgaaaAAATCCTTCACGTCCGAGAAAATGAGGGAAAATGGTAGAGAAAAATTGGAAAAGGAGATTGGAATAAAAAAGTACGGTGGTGGGGGCATGGACTGGAGAAAGACTTCATACGTGAAGGAAGGGAaagcaagaagaaagaatggtggTGGAGCATGGATTGGAGAAAGACTTAATACGTGAAGGaagggaaaggaagaagaaaatatgGCTACTCCGAGGACATAGGCAAATTTGaccgaacctcgtaaatattGTATCCTATTTACATTTTCTTACCGTTGATTATATTTCGTGTAGCCTGCGCAAAATCTATTCCAATACAGACCATTAGAATAAGATGAACTAGAGAATTACATGAAATTGCACTTGGAATATTAAGCGACTTGGAACTAGTAAagatcgtacccagtgcacaaggctcccgctttaagcAGGGTCTGAGAGAGGTGAATATCGggtagccttacccccatttatgaagaggctgctcccaagtcttgaacccgagacctaccgctcatgggcgaaggtaCTTGCCATCCGGAAATCGATAGTCGGGGGCAATTGTGGGACCACCATTTGTAGAATGATGCCCCACGCGGCCTCTAAGGTCCAACCGTCCGGAGGTGACCTTCCCTGCCCACAGGAGTCCCTTACACAATGTACACACACAGATCACTAATCCAAATTCTACTGCATGTTTAAGAAAAAGGATGATTTCACCACTTCGGTACTCAGCACCAAGGAACCTGATCATGCTACAACGGATAATGGTATAACAATTCCAGCAGAGTCAGAAACCACACCGTCCTTCGAAACTCCAGCACGGTGAAACCTGATCGTGCTACAATCTcagtcatcatcttcatcatcaagTACCATCCTTGACCTCCTTCTGCTTACACCACTCACTGGCAATGTACCTACTTCATCCTCCGAATCTGCCAGATCAGTGTCCATTTCCTGATGTAGCAAATCCTCCAAAGTTTTCACAGGTCCAACATCTAATGGATTACCACTGCTGGTGCCCGTGACTTCAGCTTGTTCTGTGCCATTCAGACTAGCACGTTTCGCAGCAGCACCTTCGTCAACTTCATTTTCCAAAACAGTGCCGCTTTCTGTTCCCTGAATCGAGATGGCTTCGGAGTTTTGATCTATGGACTTGGAAAGGGATCGCCTAGTTTTCCTATATCCAAaagaacaatttttttattagaaaaatggCTACCTTACATACACAATCAGAATCCAACGACTATAGTTATTCGAATTCttcttttttcgtttttttctcAGGGGGAGGTTTGAGGATGGAGAGAGGGAAGAGATTTACTTAAGAACAGAGCTTAGGATTTCATCATCACAATCATCTTCCAACGCTTCTCGTCCAATAGTCTGTTCTAGCAACTCGTCGCTATTATCCTTCTTGCCCCTAGAAGTTCA
This genomic window contains:
- the LOC126615330 gene encoding receptor-like protein EIX1 — its product is MLLTIIYSVLFALTSAKCCLGAGISSNIRCLQAEKTALLQFKQGLIDQSNVLASWETGKDCCEWRGIACNNETGHVVTLDLYHSSFDIYGVKTPPSGVIAPSLLELPYLTYLDLSFNHFQGQIPKFIGSLSRLEQLKLAGANLSGPIPPQLGNLSSLYTLDLARNHVTFENLEWLSHLSSLRYLNMSRLNFSKVVNWPESISKLPSLVELQLSSCNLPNVELSSFSFVNSSNSLEVLELSYNILDLSIFYWMANVSTNLVHIGLVGDHIPGPFPDVFANMVSLVSLDLSYNKLEGGIPKSFRNLCSLEFLNLEGSTLSDRLEDSVENLSCAQDTLESLSLSGNPFSGSYPDNLTRFSSLKELYIDGTNVRGSLPKSFQPLSQLRSLSLVQNQFTGSLPDFTGLSLLRQLYISQNQLSGSLPESIGQLSSLEDLDLSWNSLNGVITEVHFSNLSRLNSLDFSHNPLSFNFSSDWNPPFQIKILGLSSCKVGPAFPKWIQTQKKLTSLFMTNAEISDSIPGKFWDLSSSFLELNLSMNQIPGKLPNLSTKNCTFRYFDLSSNLLDGPLPPFPSSVTILRLSQNMFSGPLSYFCETEAPDLYDLDLSDNQLSGELPSCWMQFRRLFFLNMAKNNLSGKIPSSLGYLKDVVLLRLQDNKLSGELPSLENCTELRVVDLGANKLSGKIPTWIGPSLTKLLVLRLKSNEFYGSIPLSLCSLPALHVLDFSKNNLSGALPHCLPNITAYSSMSPEVKDNSEVGFVQLVWKGILIEFGENLKLLRSIDISSNNLSGDIPESVTSLLRLISLNLSSNNFTGVLPNNFGQLEMLESLDLSRNQISGSIPPSFSSLHFLGVLDLSYNNLSGRIPLSTQLQSFNASQFTGNLGLCGQPLTPECPGDVTTEDPSVPNGSGSDKTKQDGDGLISLGFYVSLALGFIIGFWSVCGTLVLKTSWRYAYFRFIDDTKARIM